In a genomic window of Streptomyces sp. SJL17-4:
- a CDS encoding TetR/AcrR family transcriptional regulator, whose product MPDERAADERAADEQAAGDRAAVGGAAGPGGAQGLRAGQRAATRRALLAEGRRRFAEDGYHGVVLAEVARAVGVTKGAAYHHFESKAGLFRAVVAEVQGELGDRVAAAADERTDPWEQLRAGCRAFLAAGSDPAVRRIVLVDAPTVLGWEEWRALDEESSARHLTEALEGLVEAGIVAEQPVEPLARLLSGAMNEAALWLARGDSATSAEALERTVAALDGLLAGIRRAGA is encoded by the coding sequence ATGCCGGACGAACGGGCGGCCGACGAGCGGGCGGCGGACGAGCAGGCAGCGGGCGACCGGGCCGCAGTCGGCGGTGCGGCCGGACCCGGCGGCGCCCAGGGCCTCCGGGCCGGGCAACGGGCGGCGACCCGGCGGGCGCTCCTCGCGGAGGGCCGGAGACGGTTCGCCGAGGACGGCTACCACGGGGTGGTGCTCGCGGAGGTGGCCCGCGCGGTGGGGGTCACCAAGGGCGCGGCCTACCACCACTTCGAGAGCAAGGCGGGGCTGTTCCGGGCCGTGGTGGCCGAGGTCCAGGGGGAGTTGGGGGACCGGGTCGCGGCGGCGGCCGACGAACGGACCGACCCCTGGGAGCAGTTGCGCGCCGGCTGCCGGGCCTTCCTGGCGGCCGGTTCGGACCCGGCCGTACGACGGATCGTGCTGGTCGACGCGCCGACGGTCCTGGGGTGGGAGGAATGGCGCGCCCTGGACGAGGAATCCTCGGCGCGGCACCTGACGGAGGCGCTGGAGGGGCTGGTGGAGGCGGGCATCGTCGCCGAACAGCCGGTGGAACCGCTGGCCCGGCTGCTGTCGGGCGCGATGAACGAGGCGGCGCTGTGGCTGGCGAGGGGCGACAGCGCCACGTCGGCGGAGGCGCTGGAGCGGACGGTGGCGGCGCTGGACGGGCTGCTGGCGGGGATTCGCCGCGCGGGGGCGTGA
- a CDS encoding VOC family protein, translated as MTTGRLSSFYPVIRTRDVAASRDFYTRHLGFTTTFEADWYVSLHRPDAPQYELALLDHSHPTLPAGHRTPTSGGLLLNFEVEDVDAEHRRLVGEAGLPELLPLRTEDFGQRHFILGAPDGVLIDVITTTPPTGEYAAQYTSTAPEQA; from the coding sequence ATGACGACCGGACGGCTCAGCAGCTTCTACCCCGTGATCCGCACCCGCGACGTCGCAGCCTCCCGCGACTTCTACACCCGCCACCTCGGCTTCACGACGACCTTCGAGGCCGACTGGTACGTGAGCCTCCACCGCCCCGACGCGCCGCAGTACGAGCTCGCGCTCCTCGACCACAGCCACCCGACCCTCCCCGCGGGCCACCGCACCCCCACCAGCGGCGGCCTGCTCCTCAACTTCGAGGTCGAGGACGTCGACGCGGAGCACCGCCGCCTGGTGGGGGAGGCCGGTCTCCCCGAGCTCCTCCCCCTCCGCACCGAGGACTTCGGCCAGCGCCACTTCATCCTCGGCGCGCCCGACGGCGTACTGATCGACGTCATCACCACGACCCCGCCGACCGGGGAGTACGCCGCCCAGTACACCTCCACCGCCCCGGAACAGGCCTAG
- a CDS encoding serine hydrolase domain-containing protein, translating into MKLRSKIRLSLIAGAAALAACVGTVAAAPAPPRTTAATTAATSAGTTSTPTRVEPAQLRTAMDAVHRAGVPGVFGEVRDAGRTWRGASGVADLATGRPMSPDMRQRVGSITKTFTAAAVMQQVERGRIRLDAPVGAYLPDLVPGERGRRITVRMLLNNTSGIPDYIPYAFPSLQRNSPTSLDDNRFREFRPAELIELGLAAPPAGEPGGPTGVYSNTNWLLLGQLLERVTGTTAERYITRHVIDRAGLRHTGFPDGPTIDGPHPRMYESLWGLLEPPRDYSVYNMSWTGTGAALVSTMDDLNRFYARLLDGRIVSRSSLAQMQRTVPVRALDGTMIEYGLGLHKVVVPGCGTFWGHDGTVWGAGTISLTRSDGGRQMSMAVNLQRWNPRSAEATPQPHPIDTALETLHDQALCGA; encoded by the coding sequence GTGAAACTCCGATCGAAGATCCGCCTCTCCCTGATCGCCGGCGCGGCCGCGCTCGCCGCCTGCGTCGGCACGGTGGCGGCCGCACCCGCCCCGCCCAGGACGACGGCCGCGACGACGGCCGCGACGTCAGCTGGGACGACATCGACGCCGACCCGCGTCGAGCCCGCACAGCTGCGCACCGCCATGGACGCCGTCCACCGGGCGGGCGTCCCCGGGGTGTTCGGCGAGGTGCGGGACGCCGGCCGGACCTGGCGCGGGGCCTCGGGGGTCGCCGACCTCGCCACCGGACGGCCCATGAGCCCCGACATGCGCCAACGCGTCGGCAGCATCACCAAGACCTTCACCGCCGCGGCCGTCATGCAGCAGGTCGAGAGGGGACGGATCCGGCTCGACGCGCCCGTCGGCGCCTATCTGCCCGACCTCGTACCGGGGGAGAGGGGCAGGCGGATCACCGTCCGGATGCTCCTCAACAACACGAGCGGCATCCCCGACTACATCCCGTACGCCTTCCCCTCGCTCCAGCGGAACTCGCCCACCAGCCTGGACGACAACCGGTTCCGCGAGTTCCGGCCGGCCGAGCTGATCGAGCTGGGGCTCGCGGCGCCGCCCGCGGGCGAGCCCGGCGGTCCCACGGGCGTCTACTCCAACACCAACTGGCTGCTGCTCGGCCAACTCCTGGAACGGGTCACCGGAACCACCGCCGAGCGCTACATCACCCGTCACGTCATCGACCGCGCGGGGCTGCGGCACACCGGTTTCCCGGACGGACCGACGATCGACGGGCCGCACCCGCGCATGTACGAGTCCCTGTGGGGCCTGCTCGAACCGCCGCGTGACTACAGCGTCTACAACATGTCCTGGACGGGTACGGGAGCCGCCCTCGTCTCCACCATGGACGACCTCAACCGCTTCTACGCGCGGCTGCTCGACGGCAGGATCGTCAGCCGGTCGTCACTGGCGCAGATGCAGCGCACGGTCCCGGTCCGCGCCCTGGACGGGACGATGATCGAGTACGGCCTCGGCCTGCACAAGGTCGTCGTCCCCGGCTGCGGCACCTTCTGGGGTCACGACGGCACGGTCTGGGGAGCCGGCACGATCTCCCTGACCCGGTCGGACGGCGGCCGTCAGATGTCGATGGCGGTCAACCTCCAGCGCTGGAACCCCCGGAGCGCGGAGGCGACCCCGCAGCCCCACCCCATCGACACGGCCCTGGAGACGCTGCACGACCAGGCCCTCTGCGGCGCGTAG
- a CDS encoding YfhO family protein, protein MPNATRTRGSTPPALTPTTVGTATRLTAEGPRSLLLAALLTVLAVCGGDAVARIFPFGPRHRAVNDLANQFVPFHAHLWDLLRGRADGGLLLDWQAGWGTSFLPDYGTYVSSPFAPLVALFPRGDIEYAVYAITVLKTAVAAVAMTYLLRRLGPGTWWWASVLGASYALCGWSLAEGTYNPMWLDGLIAFPLLCLVGEWVREGSRPLLGPLVVAVCWVANFYTAYMATIGAALVLVVRLATAGSATATGATGSARAGAATAGAATAGAAGSATTGAAGSATAGASASATGSATASAWGDVPRGGRGALRTLLRAALTTGIGIALAAPVLAPVFLGSRHAHPGLVREFDPAPATDVLARLLPVTYSFSTPAAFVSTAVLLLVAALLFRRDVPGRERWLWAGLCAVVVASMQWGPTHLLWHAFATPNGSPYRQTFVLSGVLVLAAWTGFAHGRPDRRALLGGAAVVVTLTLGALPSPFLTPWALLLTAVGLAAVAGALLLPRRGRYGVLATLLVVGTVVGQAAATTAYADRERLVRLDDYPPYGAEQQRRADALAEADGWPAYRTDSGLPRVAGNDPLLLGGQGAAYYSSHTPAVLTETLTALGGGWTSRGRNLLSLDNPVTDALFGVGARWRDGEVVRAEPLPLVTVRRPGPAPTYGRSPFRNQELLLGAWVYEAPGTGGACRVGTEVFLWAPDATGTARLGAYETRLLGGQPKRRAALTSLGVQRDPVAKPLVPRGGTAEIACLDRDRLRTAVDGLRARAATRVDIRSDGLTATLPPGTTGTAVVAAPRIAGWRCEGGQAGSYGGLLAIDVRPGTTTVTCDFRPPGLRAGLAAGTAGALLLAASLWLGARARRRAEGPAEGGGSGPLSP, encoded by the coding sequence ATGCCGAACGCCACCCGTACGCGGGGCTCCACGCCGCCCGCCCTCACGCCCACCACCGTGGGCACCGCGACCCGGCTCACGGCCGAGGGCCCGCGCTCCCTGCTCCTCGCCGCGCTGCTCACCGTGCTCGCCGTCTGCGGCGGCGACGCCGTCGCCCGGATCTTCCCCTTCGGGCCGCGCCACCGGGCCGTCAACGACCTCGCGAACCAGTTCGTGCCGTTCCACGCGCACCTGTGGGACCTGCTGCGCGGCCGGGCGGACGGCGGGCTGCTGCTCGACTGGCAGGCGGGCTGGGGCACGAGCTTCCTCCCCGACTACGGCACGTACGTGTCGAGCCCCTTCGCGCCGCTGGTCGCGCTCTTCCCGCGCGGGGACATCGAGTACGCGGTGTACGCGATCACCGTCCTGAAGACGGCGGTCGCGGCGGTGGCCATGACGTACCTGCTGCGCCGCCTCGGCCCCGGCACCTGGTGGTGGGCGTCGGTCCTGGGCGCCTCGTACGCGCTCTGCGGCTGGTCGCTCGCGGAGGGCACGTACAACCCGATGTGGCTGGACGGCCTGATCGCCTTCCCGCTGCTCTGCCTGGTGGGCGAGTGGGTACGGGAGGGCAGCCGGCCGCTCCTCGGGCCGCTGGTCGTCGCGGTCTGCTGGGTGGCGAACTTCTACACGGCGTACATGGCGACGATCGGGGCGGCGCTGGTCCTGGTGGTCCGACTCGCGACGGCGGGCTCGGCGACGGCGACCGGTGCGACGGGTTCAGCGAGGGCCGGCGCGGCGACGGCCGGCGCGGCGACGGCCGGCGCGGCGGGCTCGGCGACGACCGGCGCGGCGGGCTCGGCGACGGCCGGTGCCTCGGCTTCGGCGACCGGCTCGGCGACGGCCTCCGCGTGGGGCGACGTCCCCCGTGGGGGCCGCGGCGCCCTCCGTACCCTGCTGCGGGCCGCCCTGACGACCGGCATCGGGATCGCCCTCGCCGCGCCCGTCCTCGCCCCCGTCTTCCTCGGTTCGCGTCACGCGCACCCGGGCCTGGTCAGGGAGTTCGACCCGGCACCCGCCACGGACGTCCTCGCCCGGCTGCTCCCCGTGACGTACAGCTTCTCGACACCGGCGGCCTTCGTCTCCACGGCGGTGCTGCTGCTCGTCGCCGCGCTGCTGTTCCGCCGCGACGTCCCCGGCCGGGAGCGGTGGCTGTGGGCAGGACTGTGCGCGGTGGTCGTGGCCTCGATGCAGTGGGGCCCGACGCACCTCCTGTGGCATGCCTTCGCCACCCCGAACGGCAGCCCGTACCGCCAGACCTTCGTCCTCTCCGGCGTCCTCGTCCTGGCGGCGTGGACGGGCTTCGCCCATGGCCGCCCGGACCGCCGGGCGTTGCTCGGCGGGGCGGCGGTGGTCGTGACCCTGACTCTGGGCGCGCTCCCGAGCCCCTTCCTCACCCCGTGGGCGCTGCTGCTCACGGCCGTCGGCCTGGCGGCGGTCGCGGGCGCGCTGCTGCTCCCGCGCCGGGGCCGGTACGGGGTGCTCGCCACGCTCCTGGTCGTCGGCACCGTGGTCGGCCAGGCGGCCGCGACGACGGCGTACGCGGACCGGGAGCGGCTGGTCCGGCTCGACGACTACCCGCCGTACGGTGCCGAGCAGCAGCGCCGGGCGGACGCCCTCGCGGAGGCGGACGGCTGGCCCGCGTACCGCACGGACTCGGGTCTGCCCCGGGTGGCGGGCAACGATCCGCTGCTCCTGGGCGGCCAGGGCGCCGCGTACTACAGCAGCCACACCCCGGCGGTCCTGACGGAGACGCTGACCGCGCTGGGCGGCGGCTGGACGTCCCGGGGCCGGAACCTGCTGAGCCTGGACAACCCGGTGACGGACGCGCTGTTCGGGGTGGGGGCGAGGTGGCGGGACGGGGAGGTGGTCCGCGCGGAGCCGCTGCCGCTCGTCACGGTACGGCGGCCGGGTCCGGCCCCGACGTACGGCAGGTCGCCCTTCCGCAACCAGGAACTGCTGCTCGGCGCGTGGGTCTACGAGGCTCCGGGGACGGGCGGTGCGTGCCGGGTCGGTACGGAGGTCTTCCTCTGGGCCCCGGACGCGACGGGTACGGCCCGCCTGGGCGCGTACGAGACGCGGCTGCTCGGCGGTCAGCCGAAGCGGCGGGCGGCGCTGACGTCGCTGGGCGTGCAGCGGGACCCGGTGGCGAAGCCGCTGGTCCCGCGCGGCGGGACCGCCGAGATCGCCTGCCTGGACCGCGACCGCCTGCGCACGGCCGTGGACGGGCTGCGCGCCCGGGCGGCGACGCGGGTCGACATCCGCTCCGACGGCCTCACCGCCACGCTCCCGCCCGGCACGACGGGCACGGCGGTGGTGGCCGCCCCGAGGATCGCCGGCTGGCGGTGCGAGGGCGGGCAGGCGGGTTCGTACGGCGGTCTCCTGGCCATCGACGTCCGCCCGGGGACGACGACCGTGACCTGCGACTTCCGCCCACCGGGCCTGCGTGCCGGGCTGGCGGCGGGGACGGCGGGCGCGCTGCTGCTCGCCGCGTCCCTGTGGCTCGGCGCCAGGGCCCGGCGGAGGGCGGAGGGTCCGGCGGAGGGCGGAGGTTCCGGCCCGCTCAGCCCGTGA
- a CDS encoding glycosyltransferase family 2 protein: MLLSIVVPCFNEEDVLARFHDHVTNELAKLDGEFEIVYVDDGSRDGTLPLLQELAARDSHLVRYVSFSRNFGKEAAMLAGLRNAAGDAVVIMDADLQHPPELVHRMVALHSEGYDQVVARRTREGDRVTRTLTARVYYWAINRLVDVELVDGVGDFRLLSRRTVDAVLGLGEYNRFSKGLFSWVGFRTTTFSYENAVREEGRSKWTFGKLLNYGLDGLLSFNNKPLRAAVHLGFLLVLVALGYAAWIVGDALVNGVDTPGYVTLLVAVTALAGVQMVMVGLIGEYVGRIYYEVKRRPHYLVKETHEGTYEGTYEGTPEGAYEGAREGADTGPVRADTRRAGESLWETVAPK, from the coding sequence GTGCTGCTCTCGATCGTCGTCCCGTGCTTCAACGAGGAAGACGTCCTCGCCCGTTTCCACGACCACGTGACCAATGAACTCGCCAAGCTGGACGGCGAGTTCGAGATCGTCTACGTCGACGACGGAAGCCGGGACGGGACGCTCCCGCTCCTCCAGGAGCTCGCCGCGCGCGACTCCCACCTCGTCCGGTACGTCTCCTTCAGCCGGAACTTCGGCAAGGAGGCGGCGATGCTGGCCGGCCTCCGCAACGCCGCCGGCGACGCCGTCGTGATCATGGACGCCGACCTCCAGCACCCGCCCGAGCTGGTGCACCGCATGGTCGCGCTGCACTCCGAGGGGTACGACCAGGTCGTCGCCCGCCGCACCCGCGAGGGCGACCGCGTCACCCGGACCCTGACCGCCCGCGTCTACTACTGGGCGATCAACCGGCTCGTCGACGTCGAGCTCGTCGACGGCGTCGGGGACTTCCGGCTGCTGTCCCGCCGTACCGTCGACGCGGTCCTCGGCCTCGGCGAGTACAACCGCTTCTCCAAGGGCCTCTTCTCCTGGGTCGGCTTCCGGACGACGACGTTCTCCTACGAGAACGCCGTCCGCGAGGAGGGCCGCTCCAAGTGGACCTTCGGCAAGCTCCTCAACTACGGCCTCGACGGGCTCCTCTCCTTCAACAACAAGCCGCTGAGGGCCGCCGTCCACCTCGGCTTCCTGCTCGTCCTCGTCGCCCTCGGCTACGCCGCCTGGATCGTCGGGGACGCGCTGGTCAACGGCGTCGACACCCCCGGTTACGTCACCCTCCTCGTCGCCGTCACCGCCCTCGCCGGCGTACAGATGGTGATGGTCGGGCTGATCGGCGAGTACGTCGGCCGCATCTACTACGAGGTCAAGCGCCGGCCGCACTACCTGGTCAAGGAGACCCACGAGGGGACCTACGAGGGGACGTACGAGGGGACCCCCGAAGGGGCGTACGAAGGGGCGCGCGAGGGGGCGGATACGGGACCGGTACGGGCCGACACCCGGCGTGCCGGTGAGTCGTTGTGGGAAACAGTCGCACCGAAGTAG
- a CDS encoding PPOX class F420-dependent oxidoreductase, producing the protein MSFEMKTQKNTEMNDAVRGLLDAPYMAVLATLNPDGAPQSSVVWVSRDGGEVLISTTQGRRKARNMLRDPRVGLTVFDPADPDLYVEIRGTAALTEDTGRAVAVRIAEEYLGPGGGKEYEEAPAEQVRVVVRITPTKILGSATRATDPAV; encoded by the coding sequence ATGTCCTTCGAGATGAAAACCCAGAAGAACACCGAGATGAACGACGCCGTACGGGGGCTGCTCGACGCCCCGTACATGGCCGTGCTCGCCACCCTCAACCCCGATGGCGCCCCGCAGAGTTCGGTGGTGTGGGTCAGCCGTGACGGCGGCGAGGTGCTGATCTCCACCACGCAAGGCCGGCGCAAGGCGCGGAACATGCTCCGGGACCCGCGCGTCGGCCTGACCGTCTTCGACCCCGCCGACCCCGACCTGTACGTCGAGATACGCGGCACGGCCGCCCTCACCGAGGACACCGGCCGGGCGGTGGCCGTCCGCATCGCCGAGGAGTACCTCGGTCCGGGCGGCGGCAAGGAGTACGAGGAGGCTCCGGCGGAGCAGGTCCGCGTGGTCGTCCGCATCACGCCGACCAAGATCCTCGGCAGCGCCACCAGGGCCACCGACCCCGCCGTCTAG
- a CDS encoding GNAT family N-acetyltransferase, whose amino-acid sequence MSVGEGNGVAGRTVRTSRLDLVPLAVAHAEEMAGVLADPALHTFIGGTPLTPSELRARYERLAAGSPDPAVVWGNWVVRLRAEDRPTGTVQATVTEDGRVAEVAWVIGAAWQGRGIAREAAEGLVALLVEHGARTIVAHVHPDHAASAAVAAAAGLTPTDRVEDGEVRWERRVPGRL is encoded by the coding sequence ATGAGCGTGGGGGAGGGGAACGGGGTGGCCGGCCGTACGGTACGGACCTCCCGCCTCGACCTCGTCCCGCTCGCCGTCGCGCACGCCGAGGAGATGGCCGGGGTCCTCGCCGACCCCGCCTTGCACACCTTCATCGGAGGCACCCCGCTGACCCCGTCCGAACTGCGGGCCCGGTACGAGCGGTTGGCGGCGGGCTCGCCGGACCCGGCGGTGGTCTGGGGCAACTGGGTGGTCCGGCTCCGCGCCGAGGACCGGCCGACCGGGACCGTACAGGCGACGGTCACGGAGGACGGGCGGGTCGCGGAGGTCGCGTGGGTGATCGGCGCGGCGTGGCAGGGCCGGGGCATCGCGCGGGAGGCGGCCGAGGGCCTGGTCGCCCTGCTCGTGGAGCACGGCGCGCGGACGATCGTGGCCCATGTCCACCCGGACCACGCGGCCTCGGCGGCCGTCGCCGCCGCGGCCGGCCTCACCCCCACGGACCGGGTGGAGGACGGCGAGGTCAGATGGGAGCGGCGGGTGCCCGGCCGCCTGTGA
- a CDS encoding DUF2625 domain-containing protein: MRELSELTEVEDPAWPVLGEKLRAAPVPVEVLDADPTRGAAALLRTQVTVRSFLGAFVFHSGGAFVDDGWLRVYGSPAGDNDRRLPSLAQVNDFPADAAADPGWRPDAGLVVAHDVLGGVFVLQGGPADRVGLPGQPGEMVYFAPDSLSWDALGAGYGAWLSWMLSGGTEEFYAGLRWPGWQDEVRRLDGDRGLTLYPPLWSAEAHQDLTATSRRVVTMAELLDAQRETCVALDESDPGFLGNV, translated from the coding sequence GTGCGTGAACTGAGTGAGTTGACCGAGGTCGAGGACCCGGCCTGGCCGGTCCTCGGCGAGAAGCTGCGGGCCGCGCCCGTACCCGTCGAGGTGCTGGACGCCGACCCCACGCGGGGCGCTGCCGCGCTGCTGCGGACGCAGGTGACCGTGCGGTCGTTCCTGGGGGCGTTCGTCTTCCACAGCGGCGGGGCGTTCGTCGACGACGGCTGGCTGCGGGTGTACGGCAGCCCGGCCGGCGACAACGACCGGCGGCTGCCCTCGCTCGCGCAGGTCAACGACTTCCCCGCGGACGCGGCGGCCGACCCGGGGTGGCGGCCCGACGCGGGGCTCGTCGTGGCCCATGACGTACTCGGCGGGGTGTTCGTCCTCCAGGGCGGGCCCGCGGACCGGGTCGGGCTGCCCGGACAGCCCGGCGAGATGGTGTACTTCGCGCCGGACTCGCTGAGCTGGGACGCGCTGGGCGCCGGGTACGGGGCCTGGCTGTCGTGGATGCTGTCCGGCGGCACGGAGGAGTTCTACGCGGGCCTGCGCTGGCCCGGCTGGCAGGACGAGGTCCGTCGGCTGGACGGTGACCGGGGCCTCACCCTCTACCCGCCGCTGTGGTCGGCGGAGGCGCACCAGGACCTCACCGCGACCAGCCGCCGCGTCGTGACGATGGCGGAACTCCTGGATGCCCAGCGCGAGACGTGCGTGGCACTCGACGAGAGCGACCCCGGTTTCCTGGGGAACGTATGA
- a CDS encoding alpha/beta hydrolase yields the protein MDPELEAFVPLFPRTDLTDPVTARKSAARLAAAVPAPDTTDMTIEDHEVPADPPVPVRVYRPHGAQGAVVWLHGGGFLMGDLDTEHPWAARIAASSGAVVISVGYRLAPEHPYPAALDDAYAVLEWAVGHAAELGVEPDRIAIGGHSAGANLATAVALRARDRQGPPIRFQLLNQPGLDDRQDSWSAVNFTDTPWFYREKITASWRHYLGGRPASPYAAPARAEDLTGLPPAYLATAEFDPNRDEGLAYALRLLQAGVSVEIHQWPGTFHGSQAILSAEVSQRQNAELGAALRRALAG from the coding sequence ATGGACCCCGAACTCGAAGCATTCGTACCGCTCTTCCCCCGCACCGACCTCACGGACCCGGTCACCGCGCGGAAGAGCGCCGCCCGACTGGCCGCCGCCGTACCGGCCCCCGACACCACGGACATGACCATCGAGGACCACGAGGTTCCCGCCGACCCGCCGGTGCCGGTGCGCGTCTACCGCCCGCACGGGGCCCAGGGCGCCGTCGTGTGGCTGCACGGCGGCGGATTCCTCATGGGCGACCTGGACACCGAGCACCCGTGGGCCGCCCGGATCGCGGCCTCCTCCGGCGCGGTGGTGATCTCGGTGGGCTACCGGCTCGCCCCCGAACACCCCTACCCGGCCGCCCTGGACGACGCGTACGCCGTGCTGGAGTGGGCCGTCGGGCACGCGGCCGAACTCGGCGTCGAGCCGGACCGCATCGCGATCGGCGGCCACAGCGCCGGCGCCAATCTCGCGACCGCGGTGGCCCTGCGGGCCCGCGACCGGCAGGGCCCGCCGATCCGCTTCCAGCTGCTCAACCAGCCGGGGCTCGACGACCGGCAGGACTCGTGGTCGGCGGTGAACTTCACCGACACGCCGTGGTTCTACCGGGAGAAGATCACGGCCTCGTGGCGCCACTACCTGGGCGGCCGCCCCGCGAGCCCGTACGCCGCCCCGGCCCGCGCCGAGGACCTGACCGGCCTGCCGCCGGCCTACCTCGCCACCGCCGAGTTCGACCCGAACCGCGACGAGGGCCTCGCGTACGCGCTGCGCCTGCTCCAGGCGGGGGTGTCGGTCGAGATCCACCAGTGGCCCGGCACCTTCCACGGTTCGCAGGCGATCCTCTCCGCCGAGGTCTCGCAGCGGCAGAACGCCGAACTCGGCGCCGCCCTGCGCCGAGCCCTGGCCGGATGA
- a CDS encoding nucleoside triphosphate pyrophosphohydrolase, with the protein MTSESPGRIVLLTASHRVAPGLLSWPAWQALGAADRVLCPDEHHPQLPYLREAGVAVEHLRPTAEELVEACAGGRTVLLLPSGEGDRALTDGLARLAGSGRFTMPDLELLPGSYDLPGARLLDLVQIMDRIRRECPWTSLQTHEGLAKYGIEEAYELVEAIEDGDRDELREELGDVLLQVVLHARIAEDDAEEPFSVDDVAGALVEKLIHRHPHVFGDAKAETPEDVRAHWLRTKAIEKQRESVTDGVPLGQPGLALAAKLAGRVRTAGLDVPLPDGEGIGYELLALAVRAEAEGVDPEAALRAAARTYRDAIRAAEGVKA; encoded by the coding sequence GTGACTTCTGAGAGCCCCGGCCGCATCGTTCTGCTCACCGCCAGCCACCGCGTGGCACCCGGACTGCTGTCCTGGCCCGCCTGGCAGGCGCTGGGCGCCGCGGACCGGGTGCTCTGCCCCGACGAGCACCACCCCCAGCTGCCGTACCTGCGGGAGGCCGGGGTCGCCGTCGAGCACCTCCGGCCCACCGCCGAGGAACTCGTCGAGGCGTGTGCCGGGGGGCGTACGGTCCTGCTGCTGCCCTCCGGCGAGGGCGACCGGGCGCTGACCGACGGCCTCGCCCGGCTCGCCGGCTCCGGCCGCTTCACGATGCCCGACCTGGAGCTGCTGCCCGGCTCGTACGACCTGCCCGGCGCCCGGCTCCTCGACCTCGTGCAGATCATGGACCGCATCCGGCGCGAATGCCCGTGGACCTCCCTGCAGACCCACGAGGGGCTCGCCAAGTACGGCATCGAGGAGGCGTACGAACTCGTCGAGGCGATCGAGGACGGCGACCGGGACGAACTGCGCGAGGAGCTCGGGGACGTCCTCCTCCAGGTCGTCCTCCACGCCCGGATCGCCGAGGACGACGCGGAGGAGCCCTTCTCCGTGGACGACGTCGCCGGAGCCCTCGTCGAGAAGCTGATCCACCGGCACCCGCACGTCTTCGGGGACGCGAAGGCGGAGACGCCGGAGGACGTACGGGCCCACTGGCTGCGCACCAAGGCGATCGAGAAGCAGCGGGAGTCCGTGACGGACGGCGTGCCCCTCGGGCAGCCGGGCCTCGCGCTCGCGGCGAAGCTCGCGGGCCGGGTCCGCACGGCGGGCCTCGACGTGCCCCTGCCGGACGGCGAGGGCATCGGCTACGAGCTGCTCGCCCTCGCGGTACGGGCGGAGGCGGAGGGTGTGGACCCGGAGGCGGCGCTGCGCGCGGCGGCCCGGACGTACCGGGACGCGATCCGCGCCGCGGAGGGCGTGAAGGCCTGA
- a CDS encoding SurA N-terminal domain-containing protein, whose product MHRRTALTVSAALLAAAPLLTACGGEAHPGAAAVVGGERIDVSSLQAQVKDVRAAQERSPQAAQLVQATGDLPRRKLNVMIFDRVVDKVAADNGVGVTRAELQETRTAFVRESGGEERLAEVLLQEQGVAPGQIDDVVRRNVLMNKIAAKLGVTDTPEGQKKLTEVFSAASKALAIDVNPRYGAWDDAQVRLGNTTAPWLRQLSQDPGAVPAGA is encoded by the coding sequence TTGCACCGCCGCACTGCGCTCACCGTCTCCGCCGCACTGCTCGCCGCGGCCCCGCTGCTCACCGCCTGCGGCGGCGAGGCCCACCCAGGAGCGGCGGCCGTCGTCGGCGGCGAACGGATCGACGTCTCCAGCCTGCAGGCACAGGTGAAGGACGTGCGCGCCGCCCAGGAGCGCTCCCCGCAGGCCGCCCAGCTCGTCCAGGCCACCGGTGACCTGCCCCGCCGCAAGCTCAACGTCATGATCTTCGACCGGGTCGTCGACAAGGTCGCCGCGGACAACGGCGTCGGCGTCACCCGCGCCGAGCTCCAGGAGACCAGGACCGCGTTCGTCCGCGAGAGCGGCGGTGAGGAGCGGCTCGCCGAGGTCCTCCTCCAGGAGCAGGGCGTGGCGCCCGGCCAGATCGACGACGTCGTCCGCCGCAACGTCCTGATGAACAAGATCGCCGCCAAGCTGGGCGTCACGGACACCCCCGAGGGACAGAAGAAGCTGACGGAGGTCTTCTCCGCCGCCTCCAAGGCCCTCGCCATCGACGTGAACCCGCGCTACGGCGCCTGGGACGACGCCCAGGTCCGGCTCGGCAACACCACCGCGCCCTGGCTGCGGCAGCTCAGCCAGGACCCGGGCGCCGTCCCGGCCGGTGCGTGA